Part of the Spiroplasma endosymbiont of Poecilobothrus nobilitatus genome is shown below.
CTTTAATTTTGCGAGCCCCATAAATTTTGCGACTTTTATTAAAGGCACTTATAATTTCTTGTTCATAATTATTAACTTGCTTGTTAATACATTTATTAGTTTGATAATAATACGTTGATTTTGATAAACTCAAAATCTTACATATTTTCTTTAATTTTGTAGAAAACTCTTGATATTTATAAAATATACCTAAAATTAGGTATATTTTTAATATAATAGGTGAATAATTAATGGAAAAAATAATTGAATAATTAATAAATAGTTTAACAGATGATCAATTTTTAGAATTTCATGAAAAAGTCAAAAAAGAAGCAGAATTAATTAAAAAACAAAAACGCTTAAATGAAATTGACCAAAAATTTAGGGATAAAGGTATTAAATGTCATAATTGTCAATCTTTTTATTGTGTTAAAAATGGTCATAATCCTGAAGGAAAACAAAAATATTTATGCAAAAAATGTCGTGCTAGTTTTGATGCTTTTCGTGATCATTTTACGTATTGAAGTCATTTAAATTATGAACAGTGAAATTTATTGATTCAAATTTCATTATTAGGCCAATCTAGTAAAATGATTTCCCACTTTATTAAAACATCACCGAAAACCGCTTGATATAATCGCCAAAAAATAATGAAATCAAAACAATTAGAAAACACCCAATTAAAATTTAAAACGTTGAATGGCCAAATTCAAATCGATGAAACATTTATTAAAGAAATCCACAAAGGTAATTTTAAAGATAAATTTGATAAAAGAAAAATTCATCTTGATTCATTTTCAACCAACACTAAATGTTGTATTCAAATGGCTGTTGATAGCAATAATAATATTTATGTTAAATCAACCAACACAAAACGATTACAAAAACAGTGAATTATTGAAAATATTAATAAACAATTAATCAAAGAAAATTCAATTATTATTTCTGACATGCAACCATTATATTTATTAGTAGCAAAACAAACAAATTCTATTTTATTAGCAACTA
Proteins encoded:
- a CDS encoding transposase — protein: MIQISLLGQSSKMISHFIKTSPKTAWYNRQKIMKSKQLENTQLKFKTLNGQIQIDETFIKEIHKGNFKDKFDKRKIHLDSFSTNTKCCIQMAVDSNNNIYVKSTNTKRLQKQWIIENINKQLIKENSIIISDMQPLYLLVAKQTNSILLATKTSTNPNASYRKLNKISKLQSNLKESLIHYHGLCFTNIQNYLNLWKWKYQHKGLTPNQQSSVLYFNV